One segment of Asterias rubens chromosome 2, eAstRub1.3, whole genome shotgun sequence DNA contains the following:
- the LOC117304627 gene encoding prickle-like protein 2, whose protein sequence is MSGDQEKTVSRMMTDFQRNSTSDDDSGCVLEEYTWVPPGLKPEQVHQYMSALPDNKIPYVNSDGEKYRIKSLMQQLPPHDNEGRYCNGLSEEEKRELKLFSTQRKREALGRGSARPLPLTLAGCVCYQCGNAICGGDIAISASRAGHNACWHPACFVCTVCKEQLVDLIYFFRDGKIHCGRHHAESLKPRCAACDEIIFADECTEAEGRSWHMKHFCCFECDKELGGERYIMREGKPYCCTCFETMFAEYCDTCGEPIGVDQGQMSHEGQHWHATQKCFQCCTCGTSLLGRPFLPKHGLIYCSGTCSRGEKAPQEMDDPMGLGSPKMSRSRRPINVEELNLDNLSVVKKEEERTQQSIHRSRNLSRHSLPDLRRQSQTAAEDRRRASVRTAAEKRRNSTASAQSRHLKTDKADSQYQPPPNTEQIQRRGASEVRTATNTIGGSQRTRSTHSINDERYIIPRTDSSYRHGLVPKTNANYHNGMRRPETMGHYGTQPRNPRENDYFDRKSNVYHSERVTGRSRSEVTLDQRAAMDRYARGRRRGYHDDYISSSSSSEDEDYFSPSDQGKPRIRYVETYARARSQSQPSNQKQPGSRKKSKRKTKNCIVS, encoded by the exons GTTCACCAGTACATGAGTGCTCTTCCAGACAATAAGATCCCATATGTAAACAGCGATGGTGAGAAGTATCGCATCAAGTCTCTGATGCAGCAGCTACCACCTCATGACAACGAGGGACGCTACTGTAATGGGTTGAGTGAAGAGGAGAAGAGGGAACTAAAGCTATTCAGCACCCAGCGGAAGAGGGAGGCTCTAGGAAGGGGATCAGCAAGACCTTTACCTCTTACCCTGGCAGGATGTGTCTGTTATCAG TGTGGTAATGCAATCTGCGGTGGTGATATCGCAATCTCAGCCTCTAGGGCTGGTCATAACGCCTGCTGGCACCCGGCATGCTTTGTCTGTACCGTCTGCAAGGAACAACTAGTAGACCTGATATATTTCTTCCGTGATGGCAAGATACATTGTGGCAGACACCATGCGGAGTCCCTTAAGCCTCGCTGTGCCGCTTGTGATGAG ATCATCTTTGCTGATGAGTGTACCGAGGCAGAAGGTCGCAGCTGGCATATGAAACACTTTTGTTGTTTTGAGTGCGACAAAGAGCTTGGTGGTGAGCGTTACATCATGCGGGAAGGGAAACCCTACTGTTGTACATGCTTTGAGACCATGTTTGCTGAGTACTGCGATACCTGTGGGGAACCTATTGGTGTAGACCAGGGGCAGATGTCACACGAGGGCCAACATTGGCACGCCACCCAGAAATGCTTTCAATGCTGTACTTGTGGGACGTCGCTACTAGGCCGACCTTTCTTGCCCAAGCATGGACTGATCTACTGCAGTGGAACTTGCAGCAGAGGAGAGAAAGCTCCACAGGAGATGGATGATCCCATGGGATTAGGATCTCCCAAGATGAGCCGTAGTCGACGTCCAATCAACGTAGAGGAGCTCAATCTAGACAACTTGTCTGTAGTGAAGAAAGAGGAGGAGAGGACCCAGCAGTCTATTCATAGATCTCGGAATCTATCTCGTCATTCTCTCCCTGACTTAAGGAGACAATCTCAGACAGCGGCTGAAGATAGGAGACGAGCTAGTGTAAGAACTGCTGCTGAAAAGAGACGTAATAGCACAGCTTCTGCACAGAGTCGCCACTTAAAGACAGATAAGGCTGACAGTCAATATCAACCTCCCCCAAACACGGAACAGATACAGCGTAGAGGGGCAAGCGAAGTAAGAACTGCCACCAATACAATTGGAGGCTCTCAGCGAACTCGCTCCACGCACAGCATCAATGATGAGCGCTATATAATCCCTCGGACTGATAGTAGTTATAGACATGGTCTGGTACCCAAGACTAATGCTAACTATCATAATGGAATGAGAAGGCCTGAAACAATGGGACACTACGGAACCCAACCAAGGAATCCACGTGAGAATGATTACTTTGACAGGAAATCCAACGTGTACCACTCAGAGAGAGTAACTGGACGATCTCGATCAGAGGTCACTTTAGACCAGAGAGCTGCCATGGATCGTTACGCTCGCGGGCGTAGACGTGGTTACCATGATGACTACATCTCAAGCTCATCATCTTCAGAAGATGAGGATTATTTCAGTCCGAGTGATCAGGGCAAGCCAAGGATTCGATATGTAGAGACCTACGCAAGGGCGCGGTCACAGTCACAACCATCCAATCAGAAACAGCCTGGTAGTCGCAAGAAATCCAAGAGGAAAACAAAGAACTGTATCGTTTCCTGA